Proteins encoded in a region of the Streptomyces sp. NBC_01298 genome:
- a CDS encoding catalase, which yields MTQDAQQTPYTTNNVGIPVESDEHSLTVGSDGPILLQDHYLIEKMAQFNRERVPERVVHAKGAGAYGVFQVTNDVSAFTKADVFQPGRRTEMLARFSTVAGEQGSPDTWRDPRGFALKFYTEHGNYDLVGNNTPVFFVRDPSKFQDFIRSQKRRPDNGLRDHDMQWDFWTLSPESAHQVTLLMGDRGIPKSYRHMNGYGSHTYLWVNGAGEKFWVKYHFHTDQGIDFLTQADADRIAGEDPDYHRRDLTDAIAGGEPPSWTLFVQVMPFEDAPGYRFNPFDLTKVWPHADYPLIEVGRMTLDKNPDDYFVHIEQAAFEPSNLVPGIGPSPDKMLLGRLFSYPDAHRYRVGANYTQLPPNRARSLVSSYAKDGAMRFQASNAARPYAPNSYGGPAADTARFGEPAGWASAGEMVREAYALRSEDDDWGQPGTLVREVMDDAARERLVSNVAGHLADGVSKPVLERALQYWRSIDQGVGDKIAAHF from the coding sequence GTGACGCAGGACGCGCAGCAGACCCCGTACACGACGAACAACGTCGGAATCCCGGTGGAGAGCGACGAGCACTCCCTCACCGTGGGATCGGACGGCCCGATCCTCCTCCAGGACCACTACCTGATCGAGAAGATGGCCCAGTTCAACCGCGAACGGGTACCCGAACGGGTGGTGCACGCGAAGGGCGCCGGGGCGTACGGCGTCTTCCAGGTGACGAACGACGTCAGCGCCTTCACCAAGGCCGACGTCTTCCAGCCCGGTCGCCGCACGGAGATGCTGGCCCGCTTCTCGACGGTCGCGGGGGAGCAGGGCTCCCCGGACACTTGGCGGGACCCGCGCGGATTCGCACTGAAGTTCTACACCGAACACGGGAACTACGACCTGGTCGGCAACAACACCCCGGTCTTCTTCGTGCGCGACCCGAGCAAGTTCCAGGACTTCATCCGCTCGCAGAAGCGCCGCCCCGACAACGGACTGCGCGACCACGACATGCAGTGGGACTTCTGGACCCTGTCGCCCGAGTCCGCGCACCAGGTCACCCTGCTGATGGGTGACCGCGGCATCCCCAAGAGCTACCGGCACATGAACGGCTACGGCTCCCACACCTACCTGTGGGTCAACGGCGCCGGCGAGAAGTTCTGGGTGAAATACCACTTCCACACGGACCAGGGCATCGACTTCCTCACCCAGGCCGACGCCGACCGGATCGCCGGCGAGGACCCCGACTACCACCGCCGCGACCTCACCGACGCGATCGCCGGCGGCGAGCCCCCGAGCTGGACGCTGTTCGTGCAGGTGATGCCCTTCGAGGACGCGCCCGGCTACCGGTTCAACCCGTTCGACCTGACCAAGGTGTGGCCGCACGCGGACTACCCGCTGATCGAGGTCGGGCGGATGACCCTCGACAAGAACCCGGACGACTACTTCGTCCACATCGAGCAGGCCGCCTTCGAGCCCTCGAACCTGGTGCCGGGCATCGGACCGTCACCGGACAAGATGCTCCTCGGGCGGCTCTTCTCCTACCCGGACGCGCACCGCTACCGGGTCGGCGCGAACTACACCCAGCTGCCCCCCAACCGGGCCCGCTCGCTGGTGTCCTCGTACGCGAAGGACGGTGCGATGCGCTTCCAGGCATCGAACGCGGCCCGCCCGTACGCGCCCAACTCCTACGGCGGCCCCGCCGCCGACACCGCCCGCTTCGGCGAGCCCGCGGGCTGGGCCTCGGCGGGCGAGATGGTCCGGGAGGCCTACGCGCTGCGCAGCGAGGACGACGACTGGGGCCAGCCGGGCACGCTGGTCCGCGAGGTGATGGACGACGCGGCCCGCGAGCGGCTCGTGTCCAACGTCGCCGGACACCTGGCGGACGGCGTCAGCAAACCCGTCCTGGAACGGGCCCTCCAGTACTGGCGCTCCATCGACCAGGGGGTCGGCGACAAGATCGCCGCACACTTCTGA
- a CDS encoding FUSC family protein, which produces MSDALAPLLKFVRRHREPAVVQAVRSTAAAVVSYVVALRLSSEPAPLTAPLTALLVVQVTLYSTLTTGVRRVNAVVAGVLIAIGFSALVGLTWWSLGLIILASLVVGRVVRAGEFVPEVAISAMLVLGVTQVADTAWDRVLETLIGAAVGLGFNVLFVPPVWIRPASDAITDLAARIGTLLVHIGSESGNATTVEKAAARLHEARRLDNDISDVDAALRQAEDSLRLNPRVREGVLFRLVLRTGLDTLEICAVVLRVSCRTLTDLAKAHGDEPAFPPPVAAALRDLYGHTAAAVESFAQLITAQVTSNAEEAEGRLIEELETARTSRGRLAALLPGQIDRHPAEWQLYGALLAEADRVLDELSVEKRSERLLEELDRHAHERRARHPRLDRLRARLRRRRKAVVNC; this is translated from the coding sequence ATGTCAGACGCACTTGCCCCCCTTCTGAAATTCGTCCGACGGCACCGGGAGCCCGCCGTCGTCCAGGCCGTCCGTTCGACCGCGGCGGCCGTCGTCTCCTACGTCGTCGCGCTGCGCCTCAGCAGCGAACCGGCGCCCCTCACCGCGCCGCTGACGGCGCTGCTCGTGGTTCAGGTGACGCTCTACTCGACGCTCACCACCGGCGTTCGCCGCGTCAACGCCGTCGTCGCCGGGGTCCTGATAGCGATCGGGTTCAGCGCCCTGGTAGGTCTGACCTGGTGGAGCCTCGGTCTGATCATCCTCGCCTCGCTCGTCGTGGGACGCGTCGTGCGGGCCGGCGAGTTCGTCCCCGAAGTCGCCATCAGCGCCATGCTCGTCCTCGGGGTGACCCAGGTCGCGGACACCGCATGGGACCGGGTCCTGGAGACCCTGATCGGCGCCGCGGTGGGCCTCGGCTTCAACGTCCTGTTCGTGCCGCCCGTCTGGATCCGGCCGGCCAGTGACGCGATCACCGACCTCGCAGCCCGCATCGGGACGCTGCTCGTGCACATCGGCAGCGAGTCCGGGAACGCCACCACTGTGGAGAAGGCGGCGGCCCGGCTGCACGAGGCCCGTCGGCTCGACAACGACATCTCCGATGTCGACGCCGCCCTGCGCCAGGCCGAGGACAGCCTGCGCCTGAACCCCCGCGTGCGGGAAGGCGTCCTCTTCCGTCTCGTTCTGCGCACCGGCCTCGACACCCTGGAGATCTGTGCGGTGGTGTTGCGCGTGTCCTGCCGTACGCTCACGGACCTCGCGAAGGCGCACGGTGACGAACCGGCCTTCCCTCCACCGGTGGCCGCCGCCCTCCGGGACCTGTACGGGCACACCGCCGCGGCCGTCGAGTCCTTCGCGCAACTGATCACGGCCCAGGTGACCTCCAACGCCGAGGAGGCCGAGGGCAGGCTCATCGAGGAGCTCGAAACCGCCCGGACCAGCCGCGGCCGGCTCGCCGCCCTGCTACCCGGACAGATCGACCGCCATCCCGCCGAGTGGCAGCTCTACGGGGCGCTCCTCGCCGAGGCCGACCGGGTCCTGGACGAACTGAGCGTCGAGAAGCGCTCCGAGCGGCTCTTGGAGGAGCTGGACCGCCACGCCCACGAGCGCCGCGCCCGTCACCCCCGGCTGGACCGGCTCCGGGCCCGGCTCCGCCGCCGGCGGAAGGCCGTCGTCAACTGCTGA
- a CDS encoding PRC-barrel domain-containing protein, with product MTENVWGYREASGRLAGADLTGYKVEATDGSIGKVDKHSYEVGSAYIVVDTGPWIFGKEVLLPAGTISRIDASDEKIFVDRTKEQIKNASEFDQDKHLGDADYHRQVGGYYDGPHRL from the coding sequence ATGACTGAGAATGTGTGGGGTTACCGTGAGGCCTCCGGCCGTCTGGCCGGCGCCGATCTGACCGGATACAAGGTCGAGGCGACGGACGGTTCCATCGGCAAGGTCGACAAGCATTCCTACGAGGTCGGGTCCGCTTACATCGTGGTCGACACCGGCCCGTGGATCTTCGGCAAGGAAGTCCTGCTGCCCGCGGGCACGATCAGCCGGATCGACGCGAGCGACGAGAAGATCTTCGTGGACCGGACGAAGGAGCAGATCAAGAACGCTTCCGAGTTCGACCAGGACAAGCACCTCGGCGACGCCGACTACCACCGTCAGGTCGGCGGTTACTACGACGGGCCGCACCGTCTGTGA
- a CDS encoding hydrophobic protein, which produces MSRRLINMVPLLLVLLLILILAGAGFAIKILWWVAIAVLVLWLIGFVARPKSGSGRWYRW; this is translated from the coding sequence ATGTCCCGGAGGTTGATAAACATGGTTCCCCTGCTTCTTGTTCTTCTGCTGATTCTGATTCTTGCCGGTGCGGGATTCGCGATAAAGATTCTCTGGTGGGTTGCGATAGCGGTCCTCGTACTGTGGCTGATCGGATTTGTCGCTCGCCCGAAGAGCGGCAGCGGCCGATGGTATCGCTGGTAG
- a CDS encoding flavodoxin family protein yields MNTTPLRAVALACTLKTGISTDLGDGDTWPEIRDTILGADILILLTPTWLGHPSSIAQKIMERLNAEISETADEGRMLTYGKVASVRVVGNEDGAHKISADPFQGLDDAGFSLAPNAVTYWGGATRSRSPLSPRCPPPSAGPSPARDAPVVDAFLLRLDVHGGLLVGVSAATGRRPRIARTRRCARAARRAPWRSL; encoded by the coding sequence ATGAACACCACGCCCCTGCGTGCCGTCGCCCTCGCCTGCACCCTGAAGACCGGAATCAGCACCGACCTCGGCGACGGCGACACCTGGCCCGAGATCCGCGACACGATCCTGGGCGCCGACATCCTCATCCTGTTGACACCGACCTGGCTCGGACACCCCTCCAGCATCGCCCAGAAGATCATGGAGCGGCTCAACGCGGAGATCTCCGAAACCGCTGACGAAGGCCGCATGCTCACCTACGGAAAGGTCGCCTCGGTCCGCGTCGTCGGCAACGAGGACGGCGCGCACAAGATCAGCGCCGATCCCTTCCAGGGCCTCGACGACGCCGGTTTCTCCCTCGCCCCCAACGCCGTCACCTACTGGGGCGGCGCCACCCGTTCCCGAAGCCCGCTGAGTCCTCGGTGCCCGCCGCCGTCCGCCGGTCCCTCGCCCGCGCGTGACGCTCCGGTAGTCGACGCGTTCCTCCTCCGGCTCGATGTACACGGAGGGCTGCTCGTCGGTGTCTCGGCGGCCACTGGACGTCGGCCTCGGATCGCCCGGACGAGACGGTGCGCGCGTGCAGCACGCCGAGCACCATGGCGAAGCCTCTGA
- a CDS encoding pirin family protein — protein MSNLDRQPALSTCGGRGFVVAEPVRELLSPRTVKLGGSTEVRRLLPNLGRRMVGAWCFVDHYGPDDIAEEPGMQVAPHPHSGLQTVSWLHEGEVLHRDSVGSLATIRPRELGLMTSGRGISHSEESPRPHARLLHGAQLWVALPDAHRDVDPHFQHHADLPQVTAPGLTATVILGTLDSATSPGTAYSPIVGADLALAAGTETRLPLDPDFEYAVLSMSGEAHVDGVPLLPGAMLYLGCGRTDLPLRAVSDAGLMLLGGEPFEEEIVMFWNWIGRSNEEIVQARKDWMEGSRYGEVKGYDGPPIPAPQLPPVPLKARGRVR, from the coding sequence ATGAGCAATCTCGATCGCCAGCCCGCTCTCTCCACCTGCGGCGGACGCGGGTTCGTCGTGGCCGAGCCCGTACGCGAGCTCCTGAGCCCGCGCACCGTCAAACTCGGCGGGTCCACCGAGGTCCGCCGCCTCCTGCCGAACCTGGGCCGCCGCATGGTCGGCGCCTGGTGCTTCGTCGACCACTACGGTCCCGACGACATCGCCGAGGAGCCGGGCATGCAGGTCGCGCCCCACCCGCACTCGGGGCTCCAGACCGTGAGCTGGCTCCACGAGGGCGAGGTGCTGCACCGCGACAGCGTCGGCAGCCTGGCGACGATCCGCCCGCGCGAGCTCGGCCTGATGACCTCCGGCCGGGGCATCAGCCACTCCGAGGAGAGCCCGCGCCCGCACGCCCGCCTCCTGCACGGCGCGCAGCTGTGGGTGGCCCTCCCGGACGCGCACCGCGACGTGGACCCGCACTTCCAGCACCACGCGGACCTCCCGCAGGTCACCGCCCCGGGCCTGACGGCGACGGTCATCCTGGGCACCCTGGACTCGGCGACCTCGCCCGGAACCGCGTACAGCCCGATCGTCGGCGCGGACCTGGCCCTGGCGGCGGGCACGGAAACCCGCCTCCCGCTGGACCCGGACTTCGAGTACGCCGTCCTGTCGATGTCGGGCGAAGCCCACGTCGACGGCGTCCCCCTCCTCCCGGGCGCGATGCTCTACCTCGGCTGCGGCCGCACGGACCTCCCGCTGCGCGCGGTCTCGGACGCCGGCCTGATGCTGCTGGGCGGCGAGCCGTTCGAGGAGGAGATCGTGATGTTCTGGAACTGGATCGGCCGGAGCAACGAGGAGATCGTACAAGCCCGCAAGGACTGGATGGAAGGCTCCCGGTACGGCGAAGTGAAGGGCTACGACGGCCCGCCGATCCCTGCGCCGCAACTGCCGCCGGTGCCCCTGAAGGCACGCGGTCGGGTGCGCTGA
- a CDS encoding tetratricopeptide repeat protein, translating into MGVTDGQQGYLEHGTAAERWDRGRLFFEAKEYANAARVLRGVAAEAPELLAPRLLLARAYYHSAQLSRAERELRAVLERWPVEDYAQLMLGRTLERQGRAAEAAPYLRIAAAMAGDFPE; encoded by the coding sequence ATGGGCGTGACCGACGGGCAGCAGGGCTACCTGGAGCACGGGACCGCCGCCGAGCGCTGGGACCGCGGCCGGCTCTTCTTCGAGGCGAAGGAGTACGCGAACGCCGCCCGTGTCCTGCGCGGCGTGGCGGCCGAGGCCCCCGAACTGCTGGCTCCGCGGCTGCTGCTGGCCCGTGCCTACTACCACTCCGCCCAGCTCTCCAGGGCCGAGCGCGAGCTCCGTGCCGTTCTTGAGCGCTGGCCCGTGGAGGATTACGCGCAGCTGATGCTCGGGCGGACCCTGGAGCGCCAGGGCCGGGCCGCCGAGGCGGCTCCGTACCTGCGGATCGCCGCCGCGATGGCCGGGGACTTCCCGGAGTAG
- a CDS encoding methyltransferase — protein sequence MNRLTTPFGSYELARFPEDPRDRLFAWDAADEYLLRHLESGTGERGPVDLAGAGQITVIGDRWGALTTALAAHHPTQITDSSLTRSATMANLDRNGIGTAKGTVTLLTTQDAPPERIDVLLVRVPKSLALLEDQLYRVAPHVHAGTVVVGAGMVKEIHTSTLRLFEKILGPTKTSLAEKKARLIFCTPGNPGATRPATPGPWPLTYVVDEDGGSGAGLTVVNHAGIFCADRLDVGTRFFLQSIPTNTDGARVVDLGCGNGVVGTAVAVADPRAEIVFTDESYQAVASAKATFRANVTHERERADFLVGDGVAMLDPGSVDLVLCNPPFHSHQATTDATALRMFAQSRKVLRPGGELWVVANRHMGYHTHLRRLFGNSEVAASEPKFVVLRAVKRREQPRGA from the coding sequence ATGAACCGTCTGACCACGCCCTTCGGCTCCTACGAGCTCGCCCGCTTCCCCGAGGACCCGCGCGACCGGCTCTTCGCATGGGACGCCGCCGACGAGTACCTGCTGCGCCACCTCGAATCCGGTACGGGTGAACGCGGGCCGGTGGATCTGGCCGGCGCCGGCCAGATCACCGTGATCGGGGACCGCTGGGGAGCCCTGACGACGGCACTGGCCGCGCACCACCCCACCCAGATCACCGACTCCAGCCTGACCCGATCCGCCACCATGGCGAACCTGGACCGCAACGGGATCGGCACCGCCAAGGGCACCGTGACCCTGCTGACCACCCAGGACGCGCCGCCGGAGCGGATCGACGTGCTCCTGGTGCGGGTGCCCAAGAGCCTGGCGCTGCTGGAGGACCAGCTGTACCGGGTGGCCCCTCACGTGCACGCGGGCACGGTCGTCGTCGGCGCCGGCATGGTGAAGGAGATCCACACCTCCACGCTGCGGCTCTTCGAGAAGATCCTGGGACCGACGAAGACCTCCCTGGCCGAGAAGAAGGCCCGTCTGATCTTCTGTACGCCGGGCAACCCGGGGGCGACCCGTCCGGCGACCCCCGGACCCTGGCCGCTGACGTACGTCGTGGACGAGGACGGCGGCTCGGGCGCCGGGCTGACCGTCGTCAACCACGCGGGCATCTTCTGCGCGGACCGCCTCGACGTCGGCACCCGCTTCTTCCTCCAGAGCATCCCGACCAATACGGACGGAGCCCGGGTCGTCGACCTGGGCTGCGGCAACGGGGTCGTGGGCACGGCGGTCGCGGTGGCCGACCCGCGTGCGGAGATCGTCTTCACCGACGAGTCGTACCAGGCGGTCGCCTCGGCCAAGGCGACGTTCCGCGCCAACGTCACGCACGAGCGGGAGCGGGCGGACTTCCTCGTCGGCGACGGGGTGGCGATGCTGGACCCCGGCTCCGTGGACCTGGTGCTCTGCAATCCGCCCTTCCACTCCCACCAGGCGACGACCGACGCGACGGCGCTGCGGATGTTCGCGCAGTCGCGCAAGGTGCTGCGCCCGGGCGGCGAGCTGTGGGTGGTGGCCAACCGGCACATGGGGTACCACACCCACCTGCGGCGCCTCTTCGGCAACAGCGAAGTGGCCGCGAGCGAGCCGAAGTTCGTGGTCCTGCGGGCGGTCAAGCGGCGCGAGCAGCCCCGCGGCGCGTAA